A window of Sodalis praecaptivus genomic DNA:
GTGCTCTTGTATAAAGAAACGGCGCCGATCCTGGCGCATCATCCGGCGATAGGCCAGATCCACGTCATCGATCGTCAGTGGAAAAAACAGGGCCCGCTGCGTCAGTTGGAACAGGAATTCGCGTTAGCGCAAACCCTACGCGCGCGCCATTATGATCTTGTCATCAATCTTGCCGATCAATGGCGCAGCGCGATTATCACGCTGCTCAGCGGCGCGAGGTTGCGCATCGGTTTTAATTTCACCAAGCGGCGTTCTTTTCTCTGGCGCCTGGCGCACAACCGTCTAGTGGCTACCAGCAACCACGCGCAACTGCACACCGTGGAACAAAATCTCAGTATTCTGGAACCGCTTAACCTTGCCATTACCGACCGCAGTTGCAGCATGTACTTTACGGCGGCGGATAAAGTCCGGGGCGAAACGTTATTGCGCGAACAAGGGGTGTCGGGCGACTATATCGTTATCCAGCCGACCTCGCGCTGGTTGTATAAATGCTGGGACGACGCCAAAATGGCGCAGCTGATTGAAGGATTGGCAACCAGCAGGTTGCCGGTGGTGCTGACCGCTGCGC
This region includes:
- the rfaQ gene encoding putative lipopolysaccharide heptosyltransferase III encodes the protein MPTRHDDTPFLPRKILLIKLRHHGDMILTTPVINNLRQHYPAAEIDVLLYKETAPILAHHPAIGQIHVIDRQWKKQGPLRQLEQEFALAQTLRARHYDLVINLADQWRSAIITLLSGARLRIGFNFTKRRSFLWRLAHNRLVATSNHAQLHTVEQNLSILEPLNLAITDRSCSMYFTAADKVRGETLLREQGVSGDYIVIQPTSRWLYKCWDDAKMAQLIEGLATSRLPVVLTAAPDKKELEMVDHIISLCRAVKPVSLAGQLSLPQLAAVIEGARLFIGVDSAPMHMAAALDTPCVALFGPTKLQRWRPWSEKSTVLWAGDYAELPDPDTIDTQTRQRYLSAIPLEPVLTAARGYLSAPDPLTVRDLAP